One genomic region from Sphingobacteriales bacterium encodes:
- a CDS encoding methyltransferase domain-containing protein, whose amino-acid sequence MKQSPTWKWKLAQTLEYRWWQRYLQKKNAEEYLQWKEAYWLDLLQSVSKHISLPEGKVILDAGCGPAGIFIALKGNSVDAIDPLLHKYSQFPHFQPQRFSWTNFKTIPIESLDETEKYDIIFCMNAINHVNDIDVCYDHLVRAVKPDGLIVISTDAHKYSFLKKIFRALPGDMLHPVQMDIREYDQLLTGRNISILENIRYKSERIFDYYITVGRKNPAV is encoded by the coding sequence TTGAAACAATCCCCCACGTGGAAATGGAAACTCGCCCAAACACTTGAATACAGGTGGTGGCAGCGTTATCTTCAAAAGAAAAATGCGGAAGAATACCTGCAATGGAAAGAGGCGTACTGGCTGGATTTATTGCAATCTGTTTCAAAACATATTTCCTTACCCGAAGGAAAGGTAATTTTAGATGCAGGCTGCGGACCGGCAGGGATCTTTATTGCGTTAAAAGGAAACAGTGTAGATGCGATTGATCCATTGCTGCATAAATACAGTCAGTTCCCGCATTTTCAGCCACAGCGTTTTTCCTGGACAAATTTTAAAACCATTCCGATTGAATCGTTGGATGAAACGGAGAAATACGATATCATCTTTTGCATGAACGCCATTAACCATGTGAATGATATAGACGTTTGTTATGACCATCTCGTTCGCGCGGTAAAGCCGGATGGTTTGATTGTCATCTCTACGGATGCCCATAAGTATTCATTTTTAAAGAAAATCTTTCGGGCACTGCCCGGAGATATGCTGCATCCCGTGCAGATGGATATCCGGGAATATGATCAGTTGCTGACAGGAAGGAATATCTCCATTCTGGAAAATATACGGTATAAAAGCGAACGGATTTTTGACTATTATATTACGGTGGGCAGGAAGAATCCCGCGGTGTAA
- a CDS encoding tyrosine--tRNA ligase, whose protein sequence is MNFVEELRWRGMLHDIMSDTEQLLNKEMVKGYIGFDPTSDSLGIGNMVQVMTLLHFQKCGHKPIALVGGATGMVGDPSGKSAERNLLTEDELQHNLNGQRKQLEKFLDFDCGIHSAEIVNNYDWFKNFSFLEFIRDVGKHITVNYMMGKDSVQNRLENGMSFTEFSYQLVQGYDFYYLWKNKGVKLQLGGSDQWGNIVTGTELIRKKEGGEAYAITTQLIKKADGTKFGKTESGNVWLDPKKTSPYKFYQFWLNAADEDVKSWIRVFSMKGKEEIESLEIEQANAPHLRILQKTLAEEITARVHSSDDLQQAIKASEILFGKATKENLLQLNEVQILDVFGGVPTFTISKDKISGGIHVLDILAQETSILPSKGEARKLVQSNGIALNMEKYADVNGMINSDHLIHGNWLVVRKGKKEYSLIRVV, encoded by the coding sequence ATGAACTTTGTAGAAGAACTCAGATGGCGCGGAATGTTGCACGATATCATGTCAGATACCGAACAATTATTAAACAAAGAAATGGTAAAAGGGTATATTGGCTTTGACCCAACCTCTGATTCACTGGGCATTGGCAACATGGTACAGGTTATGACCTTACTGCATTTTCAAAAATGCGGCCATAAACCCATCGCATTGGTCGGTGGCGCAACCGGCATGGTAGGTGACCCGAGCGGCAAGAGTGCTGAACGGAATTTACTGACGGAAGACGAGCTGCAGCACAACCTGAACGGGCAACGTAAACAACTGGAAAAGTTTTTGGACTTTGACTGCGGTATCCATTCTGCGGAAATCGTCAATAACTATGACTGGTTCAAAAATTTTTCTTTTCTGGAATTTATCCGGGATGTAGGAAAACATATTACCGTAAACTATATGATGGGTAAAGATTCCGTTCAAAACAGACTGGAAAACGGCATGTCTTTCACAGAATTCAGCTATCAGCTGGTGCAGGGTTACGACTTTTATTACCTCTGGAAAAACAAAGGGGTTAAACTGCAGTTAGGCGGCAGCGACCAATGGGGAAATATAGTGACCGGTACGGAACTTATCCGCAAGAAGGAAGGCGGTGAGGCGTATGCCATTACAACCCAGCTGATAAAAAAAGCAGATGGCACCAAATTTGGAAAAACAGAAAGCGGCAACGTATGGCTGGATCCAAAAAAAACATCCCCTTATAAGTTTTATCAGTTCTGGCTGAATGCCGCTGATGAAGATGTGAAAAGCTGGATCCGCGTTTTTTCCATGAAAGGAAAAGAAGAAATAGAAAGCCTGGAAATAGAACAGGCGAACGCACCGCATCTGCGTATCCTGCAAAAAACGCTGGCGGAAGAAATTACCGCAAGGGTACACAGTTCCGACGATTTGCAGCAGGCCATCAAGGCTTCCGAAATTCTGTTCGGCAAAGCCACCAAAGAAAATCTTTTACAACTAAACGAAGTGCAGATTTTAGATGTTTTTGGAGGTGTACCGACGTTTACCATTTCTAAAGATAAAATTTCTGGAGGTATCCATGTACTGGATATCCTCGCACAGGAAACGTCGATCCTTCCATCCAAAGGCGAAGCGAGAAAACTGGTTCAGTCCAATGGAATCGCCCTCAATATGGAAAAATATGCGGATGTGAACGGCATGATTAACAGCGACCATCTAATACACGGAAACTGGTTAGTAGTCCGAAAAGGTAAAAAAGAGTACAGCTTAATCAGAGTGGTTTAA
- a CDS encoding T9SS type A sorting domain-containing protein — translation MIKRAAYIILLLSCFTLSKAQPYGNEWIDYSKVYYKFKIGKTSLYRISYSSLTALGIPASQIRGTDFKIIRNGQEVPLYVTSNGQFGASDFIEFYGERNDGKPDSVLYKNPNNQPTTLYNIYSDTATFFLTLDPFSINARVIQQNNDVGLPPPKEEYCYHTVSTYGTGINPGIPASPYFRQLYNSDFDIGEGFAIGEIIGENGSMKFLVPNYVYKSPDVDAYLTARITFFEGPHKMRFRRSTLYDTTEFFFGPGVKTLNYTFKSQIMDNGLDGAGGSFTDLQTSASKSYLVGASVQYPRLFNFENLSKFEFGILKKEGVYFEIRNFNNQSTSPVLYDLINHHRYIGVVDSLVKFNLSATVKDKDKLLLSSQSSADIPYLTAFSPVTFTSFLNSARKGNYLIITNKKLKSSVNGTNYVEEYRKYRSSVSGGGYNAQVYYIDELNDQFAYGINQHPLAIRNFVNFAIDKFSDKPQLVFVIGNGFEYTYSFRNQGVIDRSLVQTYGEPASDNLLTARSGLLNYPQIGIGRLAALRGDDIKVYLDKVTEYEIILNDTSGLSQTPFNKSWMKNVLHLGGGNNNFEQQLFRSYLENYKDVIESPRYGARVASLFKNTTDPIQIAQNIFLDSLINTGVSLITFFGHSSTTTLDFNLEPERFDNKGKYHLMLSNGCFVGSIFLDPLYTNTYSSRFVLTPNKAAVGYIAPITYAISSNLNAYSTEFYNRFANTMYNERIGDILKETTKRLVQNGGDLNPMIGHQMIYHGDPGLRINSHSKPDYYIDQTSIVFEPQNINAASDSFLIKVVVKNLGAAVPDLYVVNVDRVFPNGQIQSTKVTLPSARNVDTVYLWIQSDRLNGPGLNTFKIKVDYADAIGEYSEINNEVTLTKLILADDIIPVFPYDFCMVNDPNFELVFSTASPFAGPKQYLFQVDTTEFFNSPLLTQIRLTQPGATIKWKPNIPLLQNKVYYWRGTLDTVPGSPANWKTSSFLYNTSLSTGWNQSHYFQYLKNSFSTLNLKNDRIFHYPNTTRELKIRNMLLYDQEVVVFWDGYLIARNAWSRRGFIFFVYDANTGLNWQTYQIGNTCRGPYNDVTCNRYPTNVVEFITNDLNTGKQERQHVIDFINSIPCNAYVLGYSFFNAAYSQWPTDSTEPGDITLFKAFEDLGVSKIRQQQDNVPFAFFVQKCNPSFNPIQIQRFPPQIIDTSFTFSGTWTKGNMESVIIGPAREWKDFSMDWHPLEQPSYDGGSVNLYGYDTVGVRTLLRDDLYKGAVTPLSIDAKRYPFLQMQWLTKDDSLGTPPQMDHWRLYYDKAPEAVVNPTIHFAKSRDTILSGENFNMSVAVENVTPVNMDSLLVRFIIKTASNNISTIYKRFAPLPGKSSYNIEFNYDFPGFNFFGLNYITVEVNPDEDQPEQFHFNNFAEFTVFVDKDRINPLFDVTFDGRHITDGEYVSSSPEILFRLKDENKYLALNDTSEFLIYMFYPNDPTNPVQIARNQADVIYIPANPANLTRNNEARLIYKPTLPDGTYEIRAQGIDRSKNDAGKYDYRIKFKVDSKPSITNVLNYPNPFSTSTQFVFTITGAVVPEQLIIQIFSASGKVVKEITREELGNLHIGNNLTDYKWNGTDNYGDRLANGVYFYRVMTRNMDGTTTEIKQSNIDKYFKHGYGKLYIIR, via the coding sequence ATGATAAAAAGAGCAGCATATATTATCTTATTGTTGAGTTGCTTCACCCTGTCAAAAGCGCAACCCTACGGCAATGAGTGGATAGATTATTCCAAAGTCTATTATAAGTTTAAAATCGGAAAAACAAGTTTATACCGCATTTCGTATTCGTCGCTGACTGCGCTCGGTATTCCGGCCAGCCAGATTCGCGGGACTGATTTTAAGATCATCAGAAACGGACAGGAAGTACCGTTGTATGTAACTTCCAATGGCCAGTTCGGTGCCAGCGATTTCATTGAGTTTTACGGTGAAAGAAATGACGGCAAGCCGGATTCTGTTTTATACAAGAATCCCAATAATCAACCTACAACGCTGTATAACATTTATAGTGATACCGCTACTTTTTTCCTTACGCTGGATCCGTTCAGCATCAATGCCCGTGTCATTCAACAAAATAACGATGTTGGATTACCTCCGCCTAAAGAAGAATATTGTTATCATACGGTCAGTACTTATGGAACGGGTATTAATCCGGGCATACCTGCGTCGCCCTATTTCCGCCAATTGTACAATTCGGACTTTGATATTGGCGAAGGGTTTGCTATAGGTGAAATTATCGGGGAAAACGGTTCCATGAAATTCCTGGTTCCCAATTATGTCTATAAAAGCCCGGATGTGGATGCTTACCTGACGGCAAGGATTACTTTTTTTGAAGGCCCTCACAAAATGAGATTCAGGAGATCAACGCTTTATGATACGACAGAGTTTTTCTTTGGCCCCGGAGTTAAAACATTGAATTACACTTTCAAGAGCCAGATAATGGATAACGGCCTAGACGGGGCCGGTGGTTCTTTCACAGACTTACAGACCAGCGCATCTAAATCTTATTTGGTGGGTGCTTCCGTTCAATATCCGAGATTGTTTAATTTTGAAAATTTATCTAAGTTTGAATTCGGCATCCTAAAAAAGGAGGGGGTCTATTTTGAGATCAGAAATTTTAATAATCAGTCTACCAGTCCGGTATTGTATGATTTAATTAATCATCATCGATATATTGGAGTAGTAGATTCTTTGGTTAAGTTCAATCTGAGTGCCACGGTGAAGGATAAAGACAAATTGTTGCTGTCTTCCCAGTCATCAGCTGATATACCGTATCTGACAGCCTTTTCACCGGTTACTTTTACCAGTTTCCTGAATTCAGCCAGAAAGGGGAATTACCTGATTATTACCAACAAGAAATTAAAATCCAGCGTTAACGGCACGAACTATGTTGAAGAATACAGAAAGTACAGATCCTCTGTTAGCGGAGGCGGTTACAACGCTCAAGTCTATTATATCGATGAATTAAATGACCAGTTTGCATACGGTATAAACCAGCATCCTCTTGCAATAAGAAATTTTGTAAACTTTGCCATCGACAAATTTTCCGATAAGCCACAGTTGGTTTTTGTAATCGGTAATGGTTTTGAATATACCTATAGTTTCAGGAATCAGGGTGTTATTGACAGAAGCCTGGTTCAGACATACGGGGAGCCGGCATCCGATAATTTACTGACGGCCAGATCGGGATTGCTTAATTATCCGCAGATTGGAATCGGCAGACTCGCTGCTTTAAGAGGAGATGACATAAAAGTATATCTGGACAAGGTGACAGAATATGAAATCATACTTAATGATACATCTGGTTTGTCTCAAACGCCGTTTAATAAATCCTGGATGAAGAACGTACTGCATCTGGGAGGGGGTAATAATAATTTTGAACAACAGCTTTTCAGGTCCTATCTCGAAAATTATAAAGATGTGATTGAGTCGCCAAGATACGGTGCAAGGGTGGCGAGCCTGTTTAAAAATACAACAGATCCGATACAGATTGCCCAAAACATATTTTTGGATTCATTAATCAATACAGGTGTTTCCCTGATCACTTTCTTCGGGCACTCTTCAACGACTACGCTTGATTTTAATCTGGAACCGGAACGGTTTGACAATAAAGGCAAATACCACCTGATGCTGTCAAACGGCTGTTTTGTCGGCAGCATATTCTTAGATCCTTTGTATACCAATACCTACAGCAGCAGGTTTGTATTGACACCTAATAAAGCGGCAGTCGGATATATAGCACCTATCACTTATGCGATATCGTCCAACCTTAATGCCTACTCAACAGAGTTTTACAACAGATTTGCGAATACCATGTATAATGAAAGGATAGGGGATATTTTAAAAGAAACGACCAAACGCCTTGTACAGAATGGAGGCGATTTGAATCCGATGATCGGTCATCAAATGATTTATCACGGTGATCCGGGACTAAGGATTAACTCACATTCCAAACCTGATTATTACATTGACCAGACCAGTATTGTTTTTGAACCCCAAAATATCAATGCGGCATCCGATTCGTTTTTAATCAAGGTGGTTGTTAAAAATCTGGGTGCGGCCGTTCCTGATTTGTATGTGGTGAATGTAGACAGGGTTTTCCCAAACGGACAAATCCAGTCAACAAAGGTAACGCTGCCAAGTGCCAGAAATGTGGACACCGTTTATCTTTGGATACAATCAGACAGACTGAACGGTCCAGGACTGAATACATTTAAAATTAAAGTTGATTATGCGGATGCGATTGGGGAGTATTCAGAAATAAATAATGAAGTTACACTTACCAAACTTATTCTGGCAGATGATATCATACCCGTTTTTCCGTACGATTTCTGCATGGTGAATGACCCGAATTTTGAACTCGTCTTTTCTACCGCCAGTCCATTTGCCGGACCCAAACAATACCTGTTTCAGGTTGATACGACAGAATTTTTCAACAGCCCATTGCTTACACAAATCCGGCTTACTCAGCCGGGCGCAACCATTAAATGGAAACCGAACATTCCGCTGCTTCAAAATAAAGTATATTACTGGAGAGGAACATTGGATACCGTACCGGGAAGTCCGGCTAACTGGAAAACCAGTTCGTTCCTGTACAACACATCTTTGTCAACCGGATGGAACCAGTCACATTATTTTCAGTATTTGAAAAATTCATTCAGCACCCTGAACTTAAAAAATGACAGAATCTTTCATTATCCCAATACCACCAGAGAACTTAAGATAAGGAATATGCTTCTGTATGACCAGGAGGTTGTCGTATTCTGGGATGGTTATCTGATTGCAAGAAATGCGTGGTCGAGAAGAGGGTTTATTTTCTTTGTGTACGATGCTAATACAGGCCTAAACTGGCAAACCTATCAGATTGGCAATACCTGCAGGGGCCCGTATAATGATGTAACCTGCAACCGTTATCCAACCAATGTCGTCGAATTTATTACCAATGATTTGAATACAGGCAAGCAGGAAAGGCAGCATGTGATTGATTTTATCAATTCCATACCATGTAATGCGTATGTTTTAGGCTATAGCTTCTTTAATGCCGCCTATTCGCAGTGGCCAACGGACAGTACCGAGCCTGGTGACATTACCCTCTTTAAGGCATTTGAAGATTTAGGTGTTTCAAAAATCAGGCAGCAGCAGGATAATGTACCTTTTGCCTTTTTTGTTCAAAAATGCAATCCATCTTTCAACCCGATACAGATTCAACGATTCCCGCCACAGATTATCGATACTTCTTTTACATTCAGCGGAACATGGACGAAAGGCAATATGGAATCTGTAATAATTGGACCCGCAAGAGAGTGGAAAGACTTTAGTATGGACTGGCACCCGCTGGAACAGCCATCCTATGATGGCGGCTCTGTGAATCTTTACGGATATGACACCGTTGGTGTAAGGACTTTGCTGAGAGATGACCTCTATAAAGGCGCTGTTACGCCATTGTCTATTGATGCAAAGCGTTATCCATTCCTGCAAATGCAGTGGCTTACAAAGGATGATTCACTGGGCACCCCTCCGCAGATGGATCACTGGAGGTTGTATTATGATAAAGCACCGGAAGCGGTTGTAAACCCGACCATTCATTTTGCAAAATCAAGGGATACGATTTTATCCGGTGAAAATTTCAATATGTCGGTGGCTGTTGAAAATGTAACTCCGGTTAATATGGACAGTTTGCTGGTTCGGTTTATCATTAAAACGGCATCCAATAATATAAGCACTATATACAAACGCTTTGCACCGCTGCCTGGAAAATCCAGTTACAATATCGAATTCAATTACGATTTCCCGGGATTTAATTTCTTTGGTTTGAATTATATTACGGTCGAAGTGAATCCCGACGAGGATCAGCCGGAACAATTCCATTTCAACAACTTTGCGGAATTTACAGTCTTTGTAGATAAGGACAGGATTAATCCGCTGTTTGATGTCACCTTTGACGGCAGGCATATAACAGACGGCGAATATGTTTCTTCCAGCCCGGAAATCCTTTTCAGGCTCAAGGATGAGAATAAATACCTGGCATTGAACGATACCTCAGAATTTCTCATATACATGTTTTATCCGAATGATCCGACCAATCCGGTACAGATAGCCCGTAATCAGGCGGATGTTATTTATATTCCGGCTAATCCGGCTAATCTGACCAGAAATAATGAAGCGCGGCTCATTTATAAGCCGACGCTGCCGGATGGAACTTATGAAATTCGGGCGCAGGGTATTGACAGAAGTAAAAACGATGCCGGGAAATATGATTACCGCATTAAGTTTAAGGTGGATTCCAAGCCTTCGATTACCAATGTGCTGAACTATCCAAATCCGTTCTCCACTTCCACGCAGTTTGTATTTACCATTACGGGGGCTGTGGTTCCGGAGCAATTAATCATCCAGATATTCAGCGCCAGCGGCAAAGTGGTGAAAGAAATAACACGCGAAGAATTGGGTAACCTGCATATCGGTAACAACCTGACGGATTATAAATGGAATGGTACGGATAACTACGGTGACCGTTTGGCGAATGGGGTGTATTTCTACAGAGTGATGACCAGAAATATGGATGGTACGACGACTGAAATCAAACAGTCCAATATTGATAAATATTTCAAACACGGATACGGTAAATTATACATTATACGTTAA
- a CDS encoding PorV/PorQ family protein: MRKLKKELLSVILFSCLPFLTFAQTTPKYSNDFMYIGIGAHNFGVGNAVVATTNDITAGYWNPAGLVRIPTNIQFSFMHNEYFAGIAKFDYAGIAFPLDSNKHAFAINFMRFGVDDIPNTLNLLDADGSINYDNVRSFSVGNYGILLSYARTIIPNLSIGVTAKVVHNRAGGFAKSWGFGMDVGAQYTIKDWKIGLTVKDITTTFNAWSYKFTDKEKEILAQTDNVIPKSSTEITLPRIQFGVAYCKTFKDKIELTASLDWELTTDGKRNTLISTRKVSLDPRIGVELGLWKIFYIRGGVNNFQRELNSKGKKVFTVQPNLGVGLRFRNIVFVDYAYTDVGKASESQYSHVVSLKVGINKRKRKPNAELINAPESEPEKIITPAEPAPVSPEQNKAE; the protein is encoded by the coding sequence ATGCGAAAACTCAAAAAAGAACTCCTTTCTGTTATACTATTCAGTTGTTTGCCCTTCCTTACCTTTGCTCAGACGACTCCCAAATACAGCAACGATTTTATGTATATTGGTATTGGTGCGCACAATTTCGGAGTGGGAAATGCCGTAGTGGCTACAACGAATGATATAACAGCGGGATACTGGAATCCGGCTGGACTGGTCCGTATTCCAACAAATATTCAGTTCAGTTTTATGCACAATGAGTATTTTGCCGGTATTGCAAAGTTTGATTATGCGGGTATTGCATTTCCCTTAGACAGCAACAAACATGCGTTTGCCATCAATTTTATGCGATTCGGAGTAGATGATATTCCAAATACGCTGAACTTGCTGGATGCGGACGGTTCCATCAATTATGACAATGTCCGAAGTTTTTCAGTGGGTAATTATGGCATCCTGTTGTCTTACGCACGCACCATTATTCCCAATTTATCCATAGGTGTTACAGCCAAGGTGGTACATAACAGAGCAGGCGGATTTGCAAAATCCTGGGGATTCGGGATGGATGTAGGTGCTCAGTATACCATCAAAGACTGGAAAATCGGATTAACCGTAAAAGACATTACGACGACATTCAATGCGTGGTCGTACAAGTTTACGGATAAAGAAAAAGAAATATTGGCGCAAACGGATAATGTTATACCCAAAAGTTCTACGGAGATTACACTTCCCAGAATACAGTTCGGAGTGGCTTATTGCAAAACATTTAAAGATAAAATTGAACTGACCGCTTCCCTCGATTGGGAATTAACGACAGACGGAAAAAGAAATACACTGATATCGACCCGGAAGGTCAGCTTAGACCCCAGAATCGGAGTGGAGTTGGGTTTGTGGAAGATATTCTATATCAGAGGCGGGGTGAATAATTTTCAGAGAGAGTTAAACTCAAAAGGTAAAAAAGTGTTTACTGTTCAGCCGAACTTAGGTGTTGGATTGCGTTTCAGAAATATTGTATTTGTAGATTATGCCTACACGGATGTTGGAAAAGCCTCTGAAAGTCAATATTCACATGTGGTTTCACTGAAGGTGGGTATCAATAAACGCAAACGCAAACCCAATGCTGAATTGATAAACGCACCCGAATCCGAACCGGAAAAAATTATAACGCCTGCAGAACCGGCACCTGTATCACCTGAGCAAAATAAGGCAGAATGA